The genomic stretch ttgagaaggtcgcggaatggggtaaagtgaaccttgtccaattaaacccccagaagactcaagtatgcgcgttcaccactaaaaaaaccccatttgtcgtatcaccgctcttcgacagcacttcccttaaagcctcgcctagtatcggaatactgggtctcgaaatcttgagcgattggcaatttcgtggccatctggagggcaaagccaaattggcttcaaagaaactgggcgtcgttaatagagtacggcaatacttcaagccggcccacattctagcgctctacaaagcgcaggtccggccacacatggagtattactgccatctctggtctggcacaccccagtatcagctcgatccatttgaccgcgtgcaatgtagagcagctcgaattgtcgagtgctctgtgaacggctgggtcacttggcgttgcgtagagatgtcgcttcagtgtgtgtcttctaccgcatttatcacggggagtgttccgaagagctggttaacctgattcctgccgccgaattccaccttcgcacgacacgccacaagttaggatatcatccccaccatctggatgtgtggcagtcttccacagtacggttttcaagtagctttcttccacgtactacaaagctgtggaaaatgaacttccttgtgcggtgtttctgggacgatacaacatgggtaccttaaaaaacaccgcgtacaccttccttaacctttccggatctcgctgtacactgtagatcggcaagcttccggcaatttcgcggcattttccccgtgtgcattattttacgtgtagttataaaatgcttataactagggtgatttgagtgactgtcactgaaagctattgaaacaagctataagaccatgtataaattattcatattgtctttcttttttatttcacacagacttttcattcgaaaaaaagtgtaaaaataggtatattttaaaataaatattgttattattgttaattacttgttttatttatttccttttatgtttttgtaatgaatagtatatgttcattataaaataaagcttaaatctccacaaagaacgatcttcgtgtaaagtcttgataacgaccgctcgctgagccggccgggaacaagtggacacataagtgctttgtccgtaaagctatgacgtcgaatattggtggccttgaatcgtaacggatcaaaatgtgtttgggaattctctcgttcataactgcgtaggcaaataaaccatcttgtacacctaataagggtgaaaactggatgagataaaagagtgccccgcggcacagccgctatcattgttttttgaattaccagtgcccgcgggcacatCCGATGTGGAAAGGTTAaagcccggcaacgctcctgtgatacctctggtgttgcaagagattgtgggtggcggtgatcacttaacaacaggtgacccatacactcatatgtcctcctattctataaaaaataaaaaaacaacaaaaagatACACAAGCCCgctaattttaagaaataaatacaatgtaaatcatagtaatttcactggcttgattaaatttatttatttaaactctTGCTTGGAAAATACTCAAATAATATTGCAAAGTTAAATAGACACATAGTCCAGATTcagaaaaaacattattatgctGCAGGTATTTCcctacataaaaaatatcacaattttttataaacaatgattattaagtaaaaatgcaagctataattattataaatatcaatttaatgtttctttttcttttttttctttgatttattgGCAACTGGAATAGTAGCTATTACCTTCtctatagataatttatacaagtTACTGTTAATTATCCTTAACTTTTTCAGTTCATCTTCTAACTCCGGACTTTTTATGtgattattatgtataattgtAGTTTCTGTATTTTGAGTACGACTTTCAAACACTTCTTCAAATTGTGGCCAAAACTCAATCTTCTTATTCACCAAAATTTCAATTTCGTTCATATCATCACTATCCTTTTCCAATGTTCTTTCAAGGCTATGAATAATAGTCTGTGGCAAAAATTCCTGCTGATAAATCTTTTCATAATTAAGTGAGAAGAATGCATTTGTTATAGGACCTTTATGTTTAATAACTCTAACTGGTTGCCTGCTTTTTATGTGCCACAGAATTACTTGCTCATCATAACCAGCCGACATCAATATTTCTCCATTCAATGACACTGATAAGCAATTCACAGCCTTTGTATGTGATGAGAACACTACTGCATTCATAATATCATTAATCAACACATCTCTGTTTCTTGGTGGATTAGTGAgtgaaaatttatatattttaccttCAATTGTGCCAACAAATACATTTAGTTCTAATACATCGAGACAAATAGATGATAGTGGTTcatcaaatattaaattcaacaGTAGTTCCCCTGAtgataaatcataaattttacaAGTCCTGTCACTCGATACTGAGGACAGACGTCCATGCATTCCCATCTTACTTATACACAGGTCTGTGACTGGTAAAGAATGAtcagaaaatataaaaacaggATCATGCTGTCCAGCCATTGATTGTGTTACTAATTCTATTTGGAGGTTAACAGCTACAGCCGCTAATGACCAAACCATAACCATTCCATCATCAGCAGATGAAACAAAAAATCGACCATCTGATGTGAATTTTAAGTGATTGACTCTCTGATAGTGGCGATTTAATATTGTGAGTAAGCTTCCTGATGATATTTGccataaatatatcttttcttCGATGCCCGCTATACAATAAGCGCCATCCGGCGATACCGCAAAAGAACTCGCTTTACCAGGTAAAATAAAACGAATACCCTGCAAGGGCTGCTGTGAGTTTAATGGCCAAACGTGCAGAATAGGTTTAGTTTTTTCAACTGCTGCTAAATAATCCTTTCCAATAAATGAAAGAGTTCGAGGTTCGGCTGTCCCTCCGCCGCGGTAAGTCATTAAATTTGTTCCATTATGTGGATCCCATACACAACAAGTCCACAATGTGTTATTAGAATCACATGTTATTAATACTTCCATTAAATTTGccatttttaatattcgttTAGCCGAAAAATTACACGTGCACAACACATTTCCTTTGATTCttcaatttatttgaaaattgaaaacaaagtCCTTACTTTTTTTGGGATGAAAAATGGATAGACTACATGGCTTTTGGCTCGTTAACATTTTTCATGCGTCGCGTCTTTAGagtaaacattttgtatatattgttgttaatatttaatttcataatatttttctgaTTTTCGCCATAGCGGCAAACaacaactttaaatttgtatttaaataattttcaatttaaaaagtaaaggcGTTCTGataaaaaacactttttagaaataaaaaatgggGATGTTGAAAGTTTAGGTTTGAACTACTTTTTAATCTTCGAAGCAAATATTTTTTAGCAATCAAGATGTACGGGACAATCTTAGATGGTAAGTAAACACTGCaacccacactctcttgcaaaaCTGTACGAATCACAGGAACATTGCCGTCCTTTCTGTGCGTTCTTATTTTGAAGATAACCATGTCGCATCGTATTGATAACTTGGATCCTCTTCTTTGCGCCGTGCAAGGAATtgcattccacagtttggttgtacgtagcAGAAATTCCAAACAAGACGGTGGTGATGATATTACCTGCAACTCAAATGTTGAAAGTTTTAGATATCCCGGCAATGTATGTCACATAGACTTTATTGCAGAGATATCGAGTTATAGCTCATAGATGtgatattaataccatttttAAGCAAGCCTAAATTAACGACGTTAATTCTTCAATAAGTTTCGTGTACTAATTCAGCTCATGCCCTTCGACCTTTGAAGAGCTTGAGGTAATGAAGCAGCTGCTTAAGAGGGAACCCACCTGCTTCTTTCAGATTGGAGTTCAGACAGAGAAAACTCTGGAATATCAATACCACCCTTTATACATTACTTATGAAAAACACAGCAGGCTATAACTTATTACAGTTTTCTACAAACTCTAAGTcagtaatttaactaatattaaattgattgcgTAAGCGGCGTTGATAACTTCTGCGTTCTAAATGTTCTTCACGTAGAGCAGCTTCGAGTaaaaggattcttgaaaccatttcaagcaaatttgcaacaaaatccacacaaacgaaaatcaaaagGTAACAAGTTTGGTTTCGTCAAGTTGAGgttaaaattccgaacaaacaGCTGTCGTATTCAAATTTTCGTTCgcaacttaaataaattattagaaattTGAAATGTCAACAATGACGTTCGAGAGAAAACTTCGGAACGAATGGATcttcgtttttcgttgaataagAGTAGACCTACAGTTCGTTCGCCCATTCGTTTTGACGTAATTGGCATCAGAAAAATATCTAGCTTAAACATACCAGCATTATTACACTTCTGTCCCCAGTCTCAacaatttatatgataaattttTCTTCCTGTCATTAGGAAGCTGCAAAGAATGCTTGTAAGTTGCTCGTCGAAGAGAAAATTTCTCTTTAAACCTGCGATCAAGCTTTGGGATGAGCCCCTGtgcaaaattattcaaaaaaagatattaggtatagatattatagtattatatcACAATATTTCGGATCAGGCTCGTTTCATTGTTGCTAGCAAACGAGAATCAGGGGCTTCAGGCCACTCCTTCGACAAACATAGGGATGCTTCTTGATAATTCCAGTTTCTCAATAGTTTCCCATATTGCCGGGAAGTGAGGAGTGTGGGCCGTCTCTCCCGCCATGCCACCTTAAACAACGTCTTGAGCTTATACTACCGTCAACGTGCCAGCTATCCTAGAGCCGAATGGAATTTCATGTTACGATGGTAAGAGACCTGATGGCAAGACTGCATTGATTCCCTGGAGTCGTGGAAAGCTactggtgtgggatgcgacttgtgtggacaccctctcatattgaacatACATCTAAGGCGGCAAGTGCGAAAAATcaaagcggaggaaatatgcatcacttggtgatatacatatttgttccctttggggtcGAGACGATGTGTCCTTGGGGTTAATTGGCACTAACTAACAACTGAGTTATCCATGCGTCTAACCGATTTGACAGGCGACCTGCGTACCTGTgacaaaggataagtttggccgcacaaagaggtaacgttgacagcttcatgggcaccttaccggTCGATCgcgattttaatgatattaactttttctaattaattaattttattaaattatttgttttatcatattattttttgtataaaagtgttattaattattaagt from Leptidea sinapis chromosome 22, ilLepSina1.1, whole genome shotgun sequence encodes the following:
- the LOC126970835 gene encoding WD repeat-containing protein 18; this translates as MANLMEVLITCDSNNTLWTCCVWDPHNGTNLMTYRGGGTAEPRTLSFIGKDYLAAVEKTKPILHVWPLNSQQPLQGIRFILPGKASSFAVSPDGAYCIAGIEEKIYLWQISSGSLLTILNRHYQRVNHLKFTSDGRFFVSSADDGMVMVWSLAAVAVNLQIELVTQSMAGQHDPVFIFSDHSLPVTDLCISKMGMHGRLSSVSSDRTCKIYDLSSGELLLNLIFDEPLSSICLDVLELNVFVGTIEGKIYKFSLTNPPRNRDVLINDIMNAVVFSSHTKAVNCLSVSLNGEILMSAGYDEQVILWHIKSRQPVRVIKHKGPITNAFFSLNYEKIYQQEFLPQTIIHSLERTLEKDSDDMNEIEILVNKKIEFWPQFEEVFESRTQNTETTIIHNNHIKSPELEDELKKLRIINSNLYKLSIEKVIATIPVANKSKKKKKKKH